The following are encoded together in the Candidatus Hydrogenedentota bacterium genome:
- a CDS encoding methyl-accepting chemotaxis protein, with product MSKLSLSAKIVVLGIVLPTLLVAILFVFYYFGARQAGIQAMLAEARDVCLATEAVREGMEDKWQRGVFNAADLRKWADAGEMEKVLSAVPVVSAWEAAKKKQEEAGYEFRTPKNQPRNARNTPDPFEAEALAALEGGAEEYWGIDKDMNAIRYLRPIRLTESCMLCHGDPATSQALWGNSEGKDPTGVTMENWKVGEVHGAFETIFSMEDLDRDLRATVMTGALIVVVGLVLMSVIFVVVIRRQVSRPVLDVSGHLLTMADGNFTHDFDPTILERGDEMGAMARAMAKLNGDLRKSLGDVRNGVSTLASASTELTSIAQGMTRSSADTSERATMVAAAAEEMSANSMSVASGMELTAHNLQSVAAATEEMTATMGDVAGNTEKARGTTAQAVQQAAQVTTTMRELGRAAQEIGKVTETITSISNQTNLLALNATIEAARAGAAGKGFAVVATEIKELAQQTAMATEEIKAKITGIQSSTRGAVSDIEAISNVIRDVSELVGAISAAIDEQSVATRDIAMNISQGTRGVQEANDRVAQTAEAALSVARDIAGVDQAGQEMNEGSSQVHIAASELSRLAEQLQAMLARFKV from the coding sequence ATGAGTAAACTCTCCCTCAGTGCGAAAATCGTGGTGCTCGGAATCGTCCTCCCCACCCTTCTCGTAGCCATTTTGTTTGTTTTCTACTATTTTGGCGCCCGCCAGGCGGGCATCCAGGCCATGCTCGCCGAAGCGCGGGACGTGTGCCTGGCAACTGAAGCCGTGCGCGAGGGCATGGAGGACAAATGGCAGCGCGGCGTTTTCAATGCGGCGGATCTGCGCAAGTGGGCGGACGCCGGTGAAATGGAGAAGGTGCTCTCCGCCGTGCCGGTGGTGTCGGCCTGGGAAGCGGCGAAGAAGAAGCAGGAGGAGGCGGGCTATGAATTCCGCACCCCCAAGAACCAGCCGCGCAACGCCCGCAATACGCCCGACCCCTTTGAGGCGGAAGCGCTGGCCGCGCTGGAAGGGGGCGCGGAAGAGTACTGGGGCATCGACAAGGATATGAACGCGATCCGCTATCTCCGGCCCATCCGGCTCACGGAGAGCTGTATGTTGTGCCATGGCGATCCGGCAACCTCGCAGGCGCTGTGGGGCAACTCCGAGGGGAAGGACCCGACGGGCGTGACGATGGAGAACTGGAAGGTCGGCGAGGTACACGGCGCGTTCGAAACCATCTTTTCCATGGAGGATCTGGATCGCGACCTCCGCGCGACGGTGATGACAGGCGCCCTCATCGTGGTAGTTGGCCTTGTACTCATGTCCGTTATCTTTGTCGTCGTGATCCGGCGCCAGGTTTCGCGCCCGGTCCTGGATGTCTCGGGACATCTGCTGACCATGGCCGATGGCAATTTCACCCACGACTTCGATCCCACGATACTGGAACGGGGAGACGAGATGGGCGCGATGGCCCGCGCCATGGCCAAACTGAATGGCGATCTGAGGAAGTCCCTCGGTGACGTCCGGAACGGGGTTTCGACGCTGGCCTCCGCTTCCACCGAACTGACAAGCATCGCCCAGGGCATGACCCGGAGTTCGGCGGACACCTCGGAGCGCGCGACGATGGTTGCCGCGGCGGCGGAAGAAATGTCGGCGAACTCCATGTCCGTCGCTTCAGGCATGGAACTCACCGCCCACAATCTTCAGAGTGTGGCGGCGGCCACCGAGGAAATGACGGCGACCATGGGCGATGTTGCGGGCAATACTGAGAAGGCTCGGGGAACGACGGCGCAGGCGGTCCAGCAGGCGGCGCAGGTGACGACTACGATGCGCGAACTCGGTCGGGCGGCCCAGGAGATTGGAAAAGTCACGGAAACGATTACCAGCATTTCCAACCAGACGAATCTGCTTGCACTAAACGCGACAATTGAGGCCGCCCGTGCCGGCGCCGCCGGCAAAGGGTTCGCCGTGGTCGCGACGGAGATCAAGGAACTCGCGCAGCAAACCGCCATGGCCACGGAAGAAATCAAGGCGAAAATAACCGGCATCCAGTCCTCCACCCGCGGGGCGGTTTCAGATATCGAAGCGATTTCAAACGTGATCCGCGACGTGAGTGAACTCGTAGGCGCAATTTCGGCGGCCATTGATGAACAGTCCGTAGCTACCCGGGACATCGCCATGAACATATCGCAGGGCACGCGCGGGGTGCAGGAAGCGAATGACCGCGTAGCCCAGACCGCCGAGGCGGCCCTTTCCGTCGCCCGCGATATCGCCGGAGTCGATCAGGCGGGGCAGGAAATGAACGAGGGAAGCTCCCAGGTGCACATCGCCGCGTCGGAGCTTTCGCGCCTGGCCGAGCAGCTTCAGGCGATGCTTGCCCGCTTCAAGGTATAG